One window of Nymphaea colorata isolate Beijing-Zhang1983 chromosome 1, ASM883128v2, whole genome shotgun sequence genomic DNA carries:
- the LOC116263060 gene encoding probable inactive ATP-dependent zinc metalloprotease FTSHI 4, chloroplastic: protein MIVVLAGESSLSPSPLHALSISPRFGTWLSIRCRRRSSRPRCLGFHRAAISKPLIPGFKHASVTHSRPKAGREGTETWTAAVSDFSDVDAVAEIAEGVDGDTVKLVEKLKDGEQEKLVNLQRKADIQLDRMLTMASTWSRVLLSLQGKLKGTQWDPENSHRIDYSEFRRLLDSNHVHFMEYSNYGQTVSVILPYYKDGKPEDTKDDSRREIIFRRHVVDRMPIDCWNDVWNKLHQQLINVDVINVNPVSAEVYSTIATAVIWSMRLALAIGLYFAIDRVMQPIYTKIIPCDLGKPPEKVPRPLKRHALGSLGKSRAKFISAEETTGVTFADFAGQEYIKRELQEIVRILKNEGEYQSKGIYCPKGVLLHGPPGTGKTLLAKAIAGESGLPFFAANGTDFVEMFVGVAAARVKDLFASARRFAPSIIFIDEIDAIGGKRGGPDVGGGGAEREQGLLQILTEMDGFKVSTAQVLVIGATNREELLDDALKRKGRFDKIIRVGKPSKDGRLAILQVHARNKFFRSEEEKEILLKEIAELTVDFSGAELQNILNEAGILTQRKDKDYIERDELLEALKRQKGTFETGQEDQTQIPEDMKLRLAYREAAVAVLACCYPNPNRPFIETDIRTIHSQPNMRYADASGRVFSKKSDFVNAIVRACAPRVIEEEIFGLDNLCWISATATSEAARLAELLVLQSGMTAFGKACYRVEADLVPNLAPKLEALREEYVRFAVAKCLSAIREYRSAVETITDFLLEKEEIKADKIWDIFSKAPKVPQPPVQEVDEYAGLVHSGRWGIHGASLPGRATFAPGYVGFATFGAPRPIETQIISDDTWKLVDGIWENRMQEINEGVSYEIEEATELPHLLMADNFL from the exons ATGATTGTCGTCCTCGCGGGAGAATCCTCGctttctccttcacctctcCATGCTCTCTCAATTTCTCCGCGATTCGGTACGTGGTTATCGATCAGATGCAGGAGGAGAAGCAGTCGTCCACGTTGTCTAGGGTTCCATAGAGCGGCCATTTCCAAACCCTTAATTCCGGGGTTTAAGCATGCGTCGGTTACACATTCCCGGCCGAAGGCGGGCAGAGAAGGAACGGAGACGTGGACTGCGGCAGTTTCCGATTTCTCAGATGTGGACGCGGTTGCGGAGATCGCGGAGGGAGTCGATGGCGATACTGTGAAACTCGTCGAG AAACTGAAGGATGGAGAGCAAGAAAAATTGGTGAATTTGCAGCGGAAAGCAGACATACAGTTGGATAGGATGCTTACAATGGCCTCAACTTGGAGTAGGGTTCTTCTGTCTCTACAGGGGAAGCTGAAAGGAACCCAGTGGGACCCGGAGAATTCTCATCGGATTGACTATAGTGAATTTCGCAGGCTTCTTGACTCAAACCACGTGCATTTCATGGAGTACTCAAACTATGGTCAGACGGTCTCAG TTATTTTGCCATATTACAAAGATGGGAAGCCTGAGGACACAAAAGATGATTCAAGGAGGGAGATCATATTTCGACGACACGTGGTTGATCGTATGCCTATTGATTGCTGGAATGATGTGTGGAACAAGTTGCACCAACAACTTATAAATGTTGACGTTATAAATGTCAATCCAGTTTCTGCTGAGGTTTATTCCACAATTGCTACTGCTGTCATCTGGTCCATGCGTCTCGCCCTTGCAATTGGTTTATACTTCGCTATTGACAGAGTGATGCAACCAATCTATACAAAGATAATACCCTGTGATTTAGGAAAACCACCAGAAAAAGTTCCCCGGCCCCTTAAACGCCATGCACTTGGTTCATTAGGTAAAAGCAG GGCCAAATTTATTTCAGCAGAAGAAACTACAGGGGTTACATTTGCTGACTTTGCTGGTCAGGAATACATAAAAAGAGAACTGCAGGAGATTGTTAGAATACTGAAAAATGAAGGGGAATATCAGAGCAAAGGTATTTATTGTCCAAAGGGAGTGCTCCTTCATGGACCTCCTGGGACTGGTAAAACACTACTGGCCAAAGCAATTGCTGGTGAATCAGGACTTCCTTTTTTTGCTGCAAATGGCACAGATTTTGTAGAG ATGTTTGTTGGTGTTGCAGCAGCTCGTGTCAAGGACCTCTTTGCTAGTGCACGAAGGTTTGCACCATCCATTATATTCATTGATGAGATAGATGCTATTGGAGGAAAACGTGGTGGGCCAGATGTTGGTGGG GGTGGAGCTGAAAGGGAGCAAGGTTTGCTTCAAATTCTTACCGAGATGGATGGTTTCAAAGTTTCAACTGCACAA GTTTTAGTTATAGGTGCAACTAATAGAGAGGAATTATTGGATGATGCTCTCAAAAGAAAGGGTCGTTTTGATAAAATTATACGTGTTGGCAAGCCGTCAAAGGATGGAAGGTTGGCAATACTGCAG GTTCATGCACGGAACAAGTTTTTTAGgtctgaagaagagaaagagatcctCCTTAAGGAAATAGCAGAACTTACAGTAGATTTCAGTGGAGCAGAGTTGCAAAATATACT GAATGAAGCTGGAATTTTGACTCAAAGAAAGGATAAGGACTATATTGAGCGAGATGAGCTTTTGGAGGCCCTTAAAAGG CAAAAAGGTACTTTTGAGACAGGTCAAGAAGATCAGACACAGATTCCCGAGGATATGAAGTTGCGGTTGGCTTACAGAGAAGCTGCAGTGGCAGTCCTTGCCTGCTGTTATCCAAATCCTAATCGTCCATTcattgag ACTGATATTCGGACTATACATAGCCAACCAAATATGCGCTATGCTGATGCCAGTGGAAGGGTCTTTTCTAAAAAGTCTGATTTTGTGAACGCAATTGTGCGTGCCTGTGCGC CTAGGGTCATTGAAGAGGAGATATTTGGCCTAGACAATTTGTGTTGGATTTCTGCTACGGCGACTTCTGAAGCGGCAAGGCTTGCCGAGCTGTTGGTTCTGCAAAGTGGAATGACAGCCTTCGGAAAAGCATGTTACCGAGTAGAGGCTGATCTCGTACCAAAT CTTGCACCAAAGCTCGAAGCTCTCAGAGAAGAATATGTCCGTTTTGCTGTAGCCAAATGTTTATCTGCTATACGGGAGTACCGATCTGCTGTGGAGACAATTACAG ATTTTTTGcttgaaaaagaggaaataaaGGCAGATAAGATCTGGGATATTTTCTCAAAGGCTCCAAAAGTACCTCAG cCACCAGTGCAAGAAGTTGATGAGTATGCTGGTCTTGTTCACTCGGGAAGGTGGGGAATTCATGGGGCTTCTCTTCCAGGCAGAGCAACTTTTGCTCCTGGTTACGTTGGCTTTGCCACATTTGGAGCACCTAGACCTATAGAG ACACAAATTATCAGTGACGACACTTGGAAACTGGTGGATGGAATTTGGGAGAATAGAATGCAGGAAATTAACGAGGGCGTGTCATATGAGATTGAGGAAGCCACAGAACTGCCTCACCTGCTTATGGCTGACAACTTCCTTTGA
- the LOC116246141 gene encoding GDP-Man:Man(3)GlcNAc(2)-PP-Dol alpha-1,2-mannosyltransferase isoform X1, protein MAASVLVILASLFLGFVVALFCYICAMVVESRRNRKQVAAGFFHPYTNDGGGGEKVLWCAVKAVQEEYPNLECFIYTGDDATPQSLSARAVDRFGVELLRPPQVVRLNRRKWIEESTYPHFTMIGQSLGSVFLSWEALRKLTPKFYFDTSGYAFTYPLAWLFGCKVLCYTHYPTISSDMVARVRQRNSMYNNNNLIAGSVWLSKGKIIYYMILSWMYGLAGSCAHVAMVNSSWTKAHIDKLWKIPERTKRVYPPCNTSTLQALSLERSTKPPKFISVAQFRPEKAHALQIDAFALVIKKLQADAPRPKLQFVGSCRNSQDKKRLSQLKEKCAQLNIKEDVEFYEDLKYRDLVLLLGGAVSGLHAMIDEHFGICVVEYMAAGAVPIAHDSAGPRMDIVVEEDGQQTGFLAHDIEGYADAIVNIMQMSDAERLNIAAAARKRASRFSEERFYEDFKAAVRPVFCN, encoded by the exons ATGGCTGCATCCGTCTTGGTTATTCTTGCAAGTCTCTTTCTCGGCTTCGTGGTAGCGTTGTTTTGCTATATTTGTGCGATGGTGGTCGAGTCTAGGCGGAACAGGAAGCAGGTGGCGGCGGGGTTCTTTCACCCGTACACGAACGACGGTGGCGGGGGCGAGAAGGTGCTCTGGTGTGCTGTGAAGGCTGTCCAGGAGGAGTACCCCAATCTCGAATGCTTCATTTACACAGGCGACGATGCTACGCCGCAGAGCCTCTCTGCCCGCGCCGTCGATCGTTTCGGCGTCGAGCTTCTTCGCCCTCCTCAG GTAGTTCGCTTGAACAGACGGAAATGGATTGAGGAAAGCACATATCCCCACTTCACCATGATTGGCCAGAGCCTTGGTTCAGTTTTTCTTTCATGGGAAGCCCTGAGGAAACTGACacctaaattttattttgacaCAAGTGGCTATGCATTTACCTATCCACTTGCATggttgtttggttgcaaagtcCTTTGCTATACTCACTACCCCACCATCAGTTCTGATATGGTTGCTCGTGTTCGTCAGCGCAACTCGATGTACAATAACAACAATCTAATTGCAGGAAG TGTCTGGCTGTCCAAGGGGAAGATCATCTACTACATGATTTTAAGCTGGATGTATGGATTGGCTGGTTCGTGTGCACATGTAGCTATGGTGAACTCATCATGGACAAAAGCTCATATTGATAAGCTCTGGAAAATTCCTGAACGTACTAAAAGGGTTTACCCACCTTGCAATACATCAACTCTTCAG GCACTTTCATTGGAGAGGTCCACAAAACCCCCAAAATTTATATCTGTTGCTCAGTTTCGTCCGGAAAAG GCACATGCTCTCCAAATTGATGCATTTGCACTTGTCATCAAGAAACTACAAGCAGATGCACCAAGACCCAAGCTCCAATTTGTGGGTAGCTGCAGAAACAGCCAAGATAAGAAGAGATTGTCCCAGTTGAAAGAGAAGTGTGCTCAATTAAATATCAAAGAAGATGTAGAGTTCTATGAAGATCTAAAGTACAG GGACCTGGTGCTACTTCTTGGTGGAGCTGTTTCAGGTTTGCACGCAATGATAGATGAGCATTTTGGCATATGCGTTGTTGAGTACATGGCAGCAGGTGCTGTCCCAATCG CTCATGATTCAGCTGGGCCTAGGATGGACATagttgttgaagaagatggaCAGCAGACAGGATTTCTCGCCCATGACATTGAAGGATACGCAGATGCCATTGTCAATATCATGCAGATGTCTGATGCAGAGCGGCTGAATATTGCAGCAGCTGCAAGAAAGCGTGCTAGTAGGTTTTCTGAGGAAAGGTTTTATGAAGATTTTAAGGCTGCTGTACGTCCTGTTTTCTGTAACTAA
- the LOC116246141 gene encoding GDP-Man:Man(3)GlcNAc(2)-PP-Dol alpha-1,2-mannosyltransferase isoform X2 translates to MLHLHRRRCYAAEPLCPRRRSFRRRASSPSSVRLNRRKWIEESTYPHFTMIGQSLGSVFLSWEALRKLTPKFYFDTSGYAFTYPLAWLFGCKVLCYTHYPTISSDMVARVRQRNSMYNNNNLIAGSVWLSKGKIIYYMILSWMYGLAGSCAHVAMVNSSWTKAHIDKLWKIPERTKRVYPPCNTSTLQALSLERSTKPPKFISVAQFRPEKAHALQIDAFALVIKKLQADAPRPKLQFVGSCRNSQDKKRLSQLKEKCAQLNIKEDVEFYEDLKYRDLVLLLGGAVSGLHAMIDEHFGICVVEYMAAGAVPIAHDSAGPRMDIVVEEDGQQTGFLAHDIEGYADAIVNIMQMSDAERLNIAAAARKRASRFSEERFYEDFKAAVRPVFCN, encoded by the exons ATGCTTCATTTACACAGGCGACGATGCTACGCCGCAGAGCCTCTCTGCCCGCGCCGTCGATCGTTTCGGCGTCGAGCTTCTTCGCCCTCCTCAG TTCGCTTGAACAGACGGAAATGGATTGAGGAAAGCACATATCCCCACTTCACCATGATTGGCCAGAGCCTTGGTTCAGTTTTTCTTTCATGGGAAGCCCTGAGGAAACTGACacctaaattttattttgacaCAAGTGGCTATGCATTTACCTATCCACTTGCATggttgtttggttgcaaagtcCTTTGCTATACTCACTACCCCACCATCAGTTCTGATATGGTTGCTCGTGTTCGTCAGCGCAACTCGATGTACAATAACAACAATCTAATTGCAGGAAG TGTCTGGCTGTCCAAGGGGAAGATCATCTACTACATGATTTTAAGCTGGATGTATGGATTGGCTGGTTCGTGTGCACATGTAGCTATGGTGAACTCATCATGGACAAAAGCTCATATTGATAAGCTCTGGAAAATTCCTGAACGTACTAAAAGGGTTTACCCACCTTGCAATACATCAACTCTTCAG GCACTTTCATTGGAGAGGTCCACAAAACCCCCAAAATTTATATCTGTTGCTCAGTTTCGTCCGGAAAAG GCACATGCTCTCCAAATTGATGCATTTGCACTTGTCATCAAGAAACTACAAGCAGATGCACCAAGACCCAAGCTCCAATTTGTGGGTAGCTGCAGAAACAGCCAAGATAAGAAGAGATTGTCCCAGTTGAAAGAGAAGTGTGCTCAATTAAATATCAAAGAAGATGTAGAGTTCTATGAAGATCTAAAGTACAG GGACCTGGTGCTACTTCTTGGTGGAGCTGTTTCAGGTTTGCACGCAATGATAGATGAGCATTTTGGCATATGCGTTGTTGAGTACATGGCAGCAGGTGCTGTCCCAATCG CTCATGATTCAGCTGGGCCTAGGATGGACATagttgttgaagaagatggaCAGCAGACAGGATTTCTCGCCCATGACATTGAAGGATACGCAGATGCCATTGTCAATATCATGCAGATGTCTGATGCAGAGCGGCTGAATATTGCAGCAGCTGCAAGAAAGCGTGCTAGTAGGTTTTCTGAGGAAAGGTTTTATGAAGATTTTAAGGCTGCTGTACGTCCTGTTTTCTGTAACTAA
- the LOC116246139 gene encoding pentatricopeptide repeat-containing protein At3g29230-like yields the protein MESRIFQILKKCNSKKQVHQAHAQIFMNGLQGSNLLLGSLIHLYSTLNQFQYALLVFKIAPSPNVFLYNSMIKACNQHNHQRDALFLYNNMRGVGAFPNSYTFTFLLKSLEAFEDLNEAKMMHTHVFQSGFECNVFVQNTLIDLYCKCGDVGASFKVFDEMAERDVVSWNSMVAACMSHEDAETALELFHSMPEKNVVSWNSMIAGYMKLGKIEQAQTFFNQMPERNVVTWNSMVAGYIQLRDMQTAQNIFEKMPVKSIVSWTSMVSGYAQSGDMFSARLLFDQVPEKNVVSWNAMISGYAHNSRYNEALSLFQQMLVTELQPDEVTVTSALTACAQIGALNLGRWINSYIDRTRSEMSLAVGNALLDMYAKCGDIHSARRVFREMTQKCIITWTSMVSGLAFNGHSREALALFDRMCKEGTEPDDVIFIAVLSACTHAGSIDDGLRYFQSMERDFHLNPRIEHYGCIVDLLSRAGKLEEALGFIMNMPMKANVVIWATLLGSCKLHRNSRVAEIAEQEILKLEHLNPAYQVLMSNVYASIGDWDDVLQIRAMMRERDIEKVPGCSSIEVDGIVHEFLVSDLQHQNRRQIYETLDGLNQLLQIEGYVQCRSNNVAGTQLHSTSLQEA from the coding sequence ATGGAAAGCAGAATCTTTCAAATATTGAAGAAGTGCAATTCCAAGAAACAAGTCCATCAGGCCCATGCACAAATTTTCATGAACGGCCTCCAAGGGAGCAACCTTCTGCTGGGCTCACTCATCCACCTCTACTCAACGTTGAACCAATTCCAATATGCGCTCTTGGTCTTCAAAATTGCACCATCTCCAAATGTTTTCCTCTACAACAGTATGATCAAGGCCTGCAACCAACACAATCATCAGAGGGATGCACTTTTTCTGTACAATAATATGAGAGGCGTTGGTGCCTTTCCTAACAGCTATACCTTCACCTTCTTGCTGAAATCTCTGGAAGCTTTTGAGGATCTAAACGAAGCCAAAATGATGCATACCCATGTATTTCAATCTGGTTTCGAGTGCAATGTCTTTGTGCAGAACACTCTTATCGATCTGTACTGTAAGTGCGGGGATGTAGGTGCATCTTTTaaagtgtttgatgaaatggcTGAACGAGATGTTGTGTCTTGGAACTCGATGGTTGCTGCATGTATGTCGCACGAAGATGCTGAAACAGCCCTGGAGTTGTTTCATTCTATGCCAGAGAAGAATGTAGTGTCGTGGAACTCCATGATTGCGGGATACATGAAGCTTGGAAAGATTGAACAGGCACAGACATTTTTTAATCAGATGCCTGAAAGAAATGTTGTTACGTGGAATTCGATGGTTGCAGGGTATATCCAGCTTCGTGACATGCAAACGGCACAAAACATTTTCGAAAAAATGCCTGTAAAGAGTATTGTATCTTGGACATCTATGGTCTCGGGTTATGCACAATCCGGCGACATGTTCTCTGCACGTCTGCTATTTGATCAGGTGCCAGAGAAAAATGTGGTTTCATGGAACGCAATGATCAGTGGTTATGCCCACAACAGTCGATATAATGAAGCATTGAGCTTGTTTCAACAAATGCTGGTAACCGAACTCCAACCAGACGAGGTGACAGTCACAAGTGCTCTTACAGCATGTGCCCAGATAGGTGCTTTGAATCTTGGAAGGTGGATAAATTCTTATATTGACAGAACTAGATCTGAGATGAGTTTGGCTGTTGGTAATGCACTATTGGATATGTATGCGAAGTGTGGTGACATCCACAGTGCGCGTAGAGTTTTTAGGGAAATGACTCAGAAATGTATCATCACTTGGACATCCATGGTTTCAGGCCTGGCCTTCAATGGACATAGTAGAGAAGCTCTTGCACTCTTTGACAGAATGTGCAAGGAGGGAACAGAACCGGATGATGTGATCTTCATTGCtgttctttcagcatgtacccATGCAGGCTCCATTGATGATGGTCTTCGATACTTTCAATCCATGGAGAGAGATTTTCATCTGAATCCTAGAATTGAGCATTATGGCTGCATAGTTGACCTTTTGAGCAGAGCAGGAAAGCTAGAGGAGGCACTAGGATTCATTATGAACATGCCCATGAAGGCCAATGTCGTAATCTGGGCCACATTGCTTGGATCCTGTAAACTCCATAGGAATTCCAGAGTAGCAGAAATTGCAGAACAGGAAATCCTGAAGTTGGAGCACTTGAATCCTGCATACCAGGTGCTTATGTCCAACGTTTATGCGTCGATTGGAGATTGGGATGATGTGCTGCAAATTCGAGCGATGATGAGAGAGCGTGATATAGAGAAGGTTCCTGGATGCAGCTCCATTGAAGTGGATGGCATTGTTCATGAATTTCTGGTTTCAGACTTGCAGCATCAGAATAGAAGGCAGATCTATGAAACTCTTGATGGGTTGAATCAACTATTGCAAATTGAAGGATATGTGCAATGTAGGAGCAACAATGTTGCGGGGACCCAACTTCATTCCACAAGTTTACAGGAAGCTTAA
- the LOC116246238 gene encoding psbP domain-containing protein 4, chloroplastic, with the protein MIPLAAAELNTKFLSSCFSAIRSSDGSSHSAKRPTAVRSSTVNGSAASVIDECVEEKKPASSNGLKSSGLCGRRSAIASGLSLLCAVLGFEEDASAVVKQGLLAGRIPGLSGPDERGWRTYRRPDEKSGGHGVGWSPIIPYTFSVPPNWEEVPVSIADLGGTEIDLRFANPQEGRLFVVVAPVLRFADLGEDAKIEDIGPPEKVINAFGPEITGENVEGKVLSMAVTEHFGRKYYHYELEPPHVLISATAAGNRLYMFGITGSGLQWKRHYKDLKEISSSFRVT; encoded by the exons ATGATTCCCTTAGCAGCAGCCGAATTGAACACCAAGTTCTTATCAAGTTGCTTCTCGGCTATCAGATCTTCCGATGGTTCTAGCCACTCTGCAAAGAGACCCACTGCCGTTAGATCTTCCACCGTTAATGGCAGTGCTGCTTCAGTGATTGACGAGTGTGTAGAAGAGAAGAAACCTGCTTCCAGCAATGGCCTGAAATCGTCTGGTTTGTGTGGAAGGAGGTCAGCAATTGCTTCTGGGCTTTCATTGTTGTGTGCtgttttgggatttgaagaagaTGCATCTGCAGTAGTTAAGCAGGGTCTCTTGGCAGGGAGGATTCCTGGTTTATCTGGCCCTGACGAAAGAG GTTGGAGGACCTACAGGAGGCCAGATGAGAAGTCTGGGGGTCATGGTGTTGGGTGGAGTCCAATTATACCCTACACATTTTCAGTTCCTCCCAACTGGGAAGAG GTTCCTGTGTCGATTGCAGACCTTGGTGGCACAGAGATTGATCTGAGATTTGCTAACCCCCAAGAAGGCCGATTATTTGTTGTTGTTGCACCTGTCCTTAGATTTGCAG ATCTTGGAGAAGATGCaaaaattgaagatattggACCTCCTGAAAAAGTGATTAATGCATTTGGGCCAGAAATCActggagaaaatgttgaaggaaaagttttaaGCATGGCTGTGACTGAACATTTTGGTAGGAAATATTATCATTATGAGCTGGAACCACCCCACGTCCTTATTAGTGCAACTGCTGCTGGCAACCGACTGTATATGTTTGGCATAACTGGAAGTG GTCTTCAATGGAAAAGACATTATAAGGATCTAAAGGAGATCTCCAGTTCATTTCGAGTCACTTGA
- the LOC116246237 gene encoding pentatricopeptide repeat-containing protein At3g21470-like — MLLKSAPLSYYRALHASLVLANSHGPSRWAALIQGYVNNKSYRNALLVFAEKQSLNLRVSHHAIIPLVLKACAALSFAFSGKTIHGDLLKSGTGCNLYIQTALVDMYSKCKFLVDARRIFDEMSQRSVVSWNAMIGGYAKNGDMGSALELFELMPERSSVSWTEMIDGYARIGETAMARKLFDQMPEKKSVITWTAMVNGYARNGEMEAAREIFEEMPERNFFAWSSMVFGYCKCGNVIEAKLLFGRMEERNLVNWNTLLAGLTQNGWCEQALDVFQEMRASGVKPDGVSVASALSACAQLGSLEMGKEIHLLVEQIGVRLNQFVSNALIDMYAKCGDITKARQLFNEAPEKNEVCWNSMISGVAIHGHVEEVLELFGQMRLQEVEPNRLTYLAVLSACAHAGYVQEGMELFASMHKNHKITAGIEHYGCMVDLLGRAGLLEEAYEFINSMPMKPNSVIWGAMLGACRVHMNMGLAQKVVEKVTTEQCGDDARYVLLSNLYAASAQWEDAEKMRIMMAKNQIEKVPGHSSIMASSNVEYQFLSGAHSESQTRQLYVGR; from the coding sequence ATGTTATTGAAAAGTGCACCTCTGTCGTACTACAGGGCACTACATGCTTCCTTGGTCTTGGCCAACTCTCACGGCCCTTCTCGTTGGGCCGCATTGATCCAGGGCTACGTCAATAATAAGAGTTACAGGAATGCTCTTCTAGTCTTTGCAGAGAAGCAGAGTCTCAATTTAAGAGTATCTCATCATGCCATCATTCCCTTGGTACTCAAAGCCTGTGCTGCTCTGTCCTTTGCTTTTTCGGGAAAGACTATCCATGGGGATCTCCTCAAGTCAGGAACGGGGTGCAACCTGTATATCCAGACCGCTCTCGTCGATATGTACTCGAAATGCAAATTTCTTGTTGATGCCCGGAGAATATTCGATGAAATGTCTCAAAGAAGCGTTGTGTCTTGGAATGCAATGATTGGTGGATATGCAAAGAATGGTGACATGGGGAGTGCTTTGGAGCTTTTCGAGTTGATGCCCGAGAGGAGCTCAGTTTCGTGGACGGAGATGATTGATGGGTATGCGAGAATTGGGGAGACTGCAATGGCTAGAAAGCTTTTCGACCAAATGCCAGAGAAGAAGAGCGTTATCACTTGGACTGCAATGGTTAATGGGTATGCGAGGAATGGAGAAATGGAAGCAGCTAGGGAGATTTTCGAAGAAATGCCTGAAAGGAACTTCTTTGCATGGAGCTCGATGGTGTTTGGGTATTGCAAGTGTGGGAATGTGATTGAGGCTAAATTGCTCTTTGGTCGGATGGAGGAGAGAAATTTAGTGAACTGGAACACGTTGCTTGCCGGTCTGACACAGAACGGATGGTGCGAGCAAGCACTTGATGTTTTCCAGGAAATGAGGGCATCGGGCGTCAAGCCAGATGGAGTGAGTGTGGCAAGTGCACTTTCAGCTTGTGCACAGTTAGGTTCACTAGAAATGGGGAAAGAGATCCATCTTTTGGTCGAACAAATAGGAGTCAGATTGAACCAGTTTGTGTCGAATGCACTCATTGATATGTATGCAAAGTGTGGGGATATTACAAAGGCGAGACAACTGTTCAATGAAGCACCCGAGAAGAACGAGGTGTGCTGGAATTCCATGATATCTGGTGTAGCCATTCATGGTCATGTTGAAGAGGTTTTGGAACTCTTTGGTCAGATGAGGTTGCAGGAAGTGGAACCAAACAGGTTGACCTATTTGGCTGTGCTTTCTGCTTGTGCCCATGCTGGATATGTCCAGGAAGGCATGGAACTGTTTGCATCCATGCACAAGAATCACAAGATTACAGCAGGAATCGAGCATTACGGTTGCATGGTCGATCTTCTTGGTCGCGCAGGTCTGCTTGAAGAGGCATATGAATTTATCAACAGCATGCCCATGAAGCCAAACTCTGTAATATGGGGAGCCATGCTTGGAGCATGTAGAGTGCATATGAACATGGGGTTGGCACAGAAGGTTGTGGAGAAGGTAACAACAGAACAATGTGGTGATGATGCGCGTTATGTTCTTCTGTCAAACTTGTATGCAGCCTCTGCTCAATGGGAAGATGCTGAGAAAATGAGGATAATGATGGCAAAAAATCAGATTGAGAAGGTACCTGGCCACAGTTCCATCATGGCCTCTAGCAATGTTGAATATCAGTTTCTTTCTGGTGCTCATTCTGAATCTCAAACTCGTCAACTATATGTAGGGAGATGA